A genome region from bacterium includes the following:
- a CDS encoding D-tagatose-bisphosphate aldolase, class II, non-catalytic subunit, with translation MNPILKIISSHKQGRPAGIYSVCSSNKFVIEAAMKQAEIDGGNLLIESTSNQVNQFGGYTGMTPAKFVTFVRNIADSMDFDFNRVILGGDHLGPNAWQNERAGDAMAKASGMVREYAVNGFRKIHLDASMRCADDPYPLDEQIVAERAAELCGVVEKALSDNSDTQQLPLYVIGTEVPVPGGAKEALKDVSVTEVEDVQKTIDITKQAFLSRGLESAWERVIAVVVQPGVEFSDTAIVEYDSEKARKLSKFIENEPNLVYEAHSTDYQKKDSLQQMVKDHFAILKVGPWLTFAFREAVFALSFMENEWLSHKKDILLSDIQNVLDKAMQANPVYWQNYYHGDSDEILFAKKYSYSDRVRYYWSDQNVNNALSLLLNNLTENPVPMTLLSQYMPEQYDSVKGGKIANKPVELIQDKIMKVTGIYSEATNLSDY, from the coding sequence GGCAGGCCTGCAGGCATATACTCTGTTTGCTCTTCTAATAAATTTGTTATTGAAGCAGCAATGAAACAGGCAGAAATTGACGGAGGTAATCTTCTTATAGAATCCACATCCAACCAGGTAAATCAGTTCGGCGGATACACAGGAATGACGCCAGCTAAATTTGTAACTTTTGTGAGGAATATTGCTGATTCGATGGATTTTGATTTTAACAGAGTGATACTCGGGGGAGACCATCTGGGGCCAAATGCGTGGCAGAATGAGAGGGCAGGGGATGCAATGGCCAAGGCGTCAGGCATGGTGCGCGAGTATGCTGTAAATGGTTTCAGGAAGATACATCTTGATGCAAGTATGAGATGTGCAGATGATCCTTATCCTCTTGATGAGCAGATAGTAGCAGAACGGGCAGCAGAACTTTGCGGGGTTGTTGAAAAAGCTCTGTCTGATAATTCAGATACTCAGCAGCTTCCTCTTTATGTCATTGGCACTGAAGTGCCTGTTCCGGGTGGTGCAAAAGAAGCGCTTAAAGATGTTTCTGTTACAGAAGTAGAAGATGTTCAAAAAACAATTGACATAACAAAGCAGGCTTTTCTCTCACGCGGATTAGAATCAGCATGGGAACGTGTAATTGCTGTTGTAGTTCAGCCAGGTGTTGAATTCAGTGATACAGCAATAGTTGAGTATGATTCTGAAAAAGCCCGGAAACTAAGTAAGTTTATTGAGAATGAGCCGAACCTTGTTTACGAAGCACATTCTACTGATTATCAGAAAAAGGACTCTCTGCAGCAGATGGTTAAAGATCACTTTGCTATTTTAAAAGTAGGCCCCTGGCTGACTTTTGCTTTCAGAGAAGCAGTTTTCGCTTTGAGTTTTATGGAAAATGAGTGGCTTTCACACAAAAAGGATATTTTATTATCAGATATTCAGAATGTACTGGACAAGGCTATGCAGGCTAATCCTGTTTACTGGCAGAATTATTATCACGGAGATTCTGATGAAATCCTGTTTGCAAAGAAGTACAGTTACAGCGATCGTGTACGTTACTACTGGTCTGATCAAAATGTTAACAATGCATTATCACTGTTGTTAAATAACCTTACTGAAAATCCTGTGCCCATGACATTGTTAAGCCAGTACATGCCGGAACAGTATGATTCTGTCAAAGGAGGGAAAATTGCCAATAAACCAGTGGAACTTATACAGGATAAAATAATGAAAGTCACCGGAATATATTCGGAGGCAACTAATTTATCAGATTACTAA
- a CDS encoding DMT family transporter, with amino-acid sequence MWLFFALITMTFWGVWGALIEVPEKAGFPATLGYVVWALTMILPAVVVLKKIHFKIEHDLRSVLLGSAVGFLGAGGQLILFQALRTGPAYLVFPFISLSPVITIILSFVILKENATRRGWVGIVIALVSIVFLAYQKGNSANASGYLWVILAFIVFLAWGIQAYIIKFANRSMKAESIFFYMTLTGLVLIPVAILMTDFSQTINWGFKGPYLAAMIQILNAIGALFLVYAFRYGKAIIISPLTNAGGPVITIIISLALYKVIPPYINIAGMALAVFAAFLMAVEPEEEVS; translated from the coding sequence ATGTGGCTGTTTTTTGCACTTATTACTATGACTTTCTGGGGTGTCTGGGGTGCTCTGATTGAAGTACCTGAAAAGGCCGGATTTCCTGCAACACTGGGTTATGTTGTCTGGGCATTAACCATGATTTTACCTGCAGTTGTTGTATTAAAGAAGATCCACTTTAAGATTGAACACGATTTGCGTTCTGTTCTTCTCGGTTCTGCAGTAGGTTTCCTGGGGGCGGGCGGGCAGTTAATTTTATTCCAGGCCTTACGCACCGGCCCTGCATATCTTGTATTTCCGTTTATTTCCCTGTCTCCTGTAATTACAATTATTCTCTCTTTTGTAATATTAAAAGAGAATGCGACTCGCAGGGGATGGGTGGGCATTGTAATAGCATTGGTTAGTATTGTTTTCCTTGCATACCAGAAAGGAAACAGCGCCAATGCTTCAGGTTATTTATGGGTCATACTGGCTTTTATTGTTTTCCTGGCATGGGGTATTCAGGCATACATTATAAAATTTGCAAACAGATCCATGAAGGCAGAAAGTATATTCTTTTATATGACACTTACAGGCCTTGTTTTAATTCCGGTTGCTATTTTAATGACAGATTTTTCTCAGACCATAAACTGGGGATTTAAGGGGCCGTACCTTGCTGCAATGATACAGATTTTGAATGCCATTGGGGCGCTATTCTTAGTGTATGCATTCAGGTATGGAAAAGCGATAATTATAAGCCCGTTGACCAATGCTGGTGGGCCTGTAATTACAATTATTATATCTCTTGCATTGTATAAAGTCATTCCGCCGTACATAAATATTGCAGGAATGGCCCTTGCTGTTTTTGCAGCTTTCCTTATGGCAGTTGAACCGGAAGAAGAGGTATCATGA